A genomic region of Plasmodium cynomolgi strain B DNA, chromosome 5, whole genome shotgun sequence contains the following coding sequences:
- a CDS encoding ubiquitin conjugation factor E4 (putative) yields the protein MLDKGKEDAILQSALQICLRREEASNAKVYLESYEKELNETNTEKKPPFLQIENLYFILLHKIAYLHKQKKNCLTYLCSCSARLSDRTLFKHVQVESKELDDITNEINNQIINSVIIYLENLDVYPDVSIPAKERVQIFYEFLKDSCTSRFLKKILLVIEENDKNEEREEDKQLNKFFSPIVDLIFENLIGRNLVYPKNDVAVLLKFLSSFKQIAEVRDCALSRVDNAEGGDSVTSTTNAGFDAQKPCSKDKEINSCGYNLQLSSLLGRLLSPTVITMPNVTNKEEIAMYKYFYNSATNSLNKMTLGSLKNTYMMLRRDTDWILENCVETIKNLLKGGVDSKKRVLLWLACIIISNEKKTKIMYHYSTYPQSLDASYGLFLKLLGENSYGFCLNMFWVLLCLCEPITMNKINDFDLFFFLRDDPFSKFLLKNITNQSSFEEKSNVEKIKEKVKNGQCFQKEPKFITSIFWITFKSLSVFFKPAIDEFIRIVQEVPNAKDKNFYYMNIHTWKIFLYSSRFIQLLFKFLHLSIAYFLHVAYLYDMEGNACLDMMNLLSEYNGNFTHLVLKSCPPPNERNYIRRGRTFGSLSISANVHEGEEPQQGVEKRDEEGRRAELPQGEADQRGELPQGEVDQRAELPQDEVGQREDGAQGQRGSDNLERSPQDSGDHLFASPQFSIIPTFFLNDIFDIIYLLYELDTFKSPGNENFLSYLNVDLFLSFCIFTMLSENHIKSIHLRCEAAPKTFTYLYRSDKMKKIIEESDLTRKYIIKSLTYVFIASQKGEYTERMQTRVRIVENFNSLFLNEIYVDQFTQLVIKNNNLFVHLIHLLLNDVNFLVEEVVSYLSEIKRREDKKRDDQERAGSAAGGGTSAGGGSNTYANATRNSRVSSAFASSMLNPSGGSDLEDSAANLNESYNSDNSDNDEGGGGNVGTDITNESMRNLAARTKMIITYCYKSCIFLNLLCKSYPNSIVTSNTILSQIVTCLNCYFDYLVGPKCLNIKVKNMEQYNFRPQLWLTSIVESYLFLLNSDKKNEELLTREIANEGRYYKPEIFNKAYYICKREGLLRKEDLHKFKIFCQQIIDMKDEVELFDDVDDIPDKYLDPILQDIMLDPVLLPTSGIVIDRKNIERHLMSEPNDPFNRAPLSKEQLVPMPELKEEIHKFINELKQEKKRKKKMKLLELDAQNESLEKEEFLGNEDDAQEGKGQSEQQVEALHEGGTKENEQE from the exons aTGCTAGACAAGGGGAAAGAGGATGCCATTTTGCAGAGCGCCCTTCAAATATGTCTGAGGAGGGAGGAGGCGAGCAACGCCAAGGTGTACCTAGAGTCGTACGAAAAGGAATTAAACGAAACGAACACAGAGAAAAAGCCACCATTTTTACAGATcgaaaatttatattttatcctCCTGCACAAAATAGCCTATCTGCataagcaaaagaaaaactgcTTGACTTACTTGTGTTCCTGTTCGGCGAGGTTATCCGATAGAACTCTATTCAAACATGTGCAGGTGGAGAGTAAGGAGCTAGATGATATAACGAATGAGATAAATAATCAGATAATCAATagtgtaattatttatttagaAAATTTGGACGTGTACCCAGATGTGAGTATCCCAGCAAAGGAACGAGTTCAGATCTTTTATGAATTTCTCAAGGATTCATGTACCTctcgttttttaaaaaaaatcctattAGTCATTGaggaaaatgataaaaatgaagagagagAGGAGGATAAACaacttaataaatttttctctcctaTTGTTGATCtcattttcgaaaatttaaTTGGAAGAAATTTGGTTTATCCAAAAAATGACGTAGCTGTATTGTTAAAATTTCTCTCAAGCTTTAAACAAATTGCAGAA GTAAGGGACTGTGCGTTGTCCAGAGTGGATAACGCGGAAGGAGGAGACAGTGTGACGTCTACTACCAATGCAGGGTTCGACGCACAGAAACCCTGCAGTAAggataaagaaataaactCGTGCGGATATAACCTTCAGCTAAGCAGCCTTTTGGGGAGATTATTATCTCCCACAGTTATTACGATGCCAAATGTAACTAACAAGGAGGAGATTGCCATGTATAAGTATTTCTACAACAGTGCAACGAACTCGTTGAATAAAATGACGTTGGGTTCTTTGAAGAATACATACATGATGTTGAGAAGAGACACAGACTGGATTTTGGAGAACTGTGTAGaaactataaaaaatttacttaaaGGAGGTGTGGATAGCAAAAAGAGAGTCCTTTTGTGGCTAGCTTGCATTATCATTTCgaatgaaaagaaaacgaaaattatGTATCATTATTCTACTTATCCACAGTCGTTAGATGCATCGTACGgattgtttttaaaattgttggGGGAGAATTCCTACggtttttgcctgaacatgTTTTGGGTTCTACTCTGCCTGTGTGAACCCATCACCATGAACAAGATCAACGATttcgatttgtttttttttctaagagATGAtcctttttccaaatttctgttaaaaaatataactaacCAATCttcttttgaagaaaaatccaatgtggaaaaaataaaagagaaagtaaaaaatggacaatgCTTTCAGAAGGAACCTAAATTTATAACGTCCATTTTTTGGATCACATTTAAATCTCTTAGTGTCTTTTTCAAACCAGCCATTGATGAGTTCATCAGGATTGTACAAGAAGTTCCAAATGCAAAGGATAAAAATTTCTACTATatgaatatacatacatggaaaatttttttgtacagtTCTCGTTTTATTCAATTATTGTTTAAATTCTTGCATCTGAGCATAGCATACTTTTTGCATGTTGCTTACTTATACGACATGGAAGGGAATGCTTGTTTAGATATGATGAACCTTCTGAGTGAGTATAATGGGAACTTCACTCACTTGGTGTTGAAGTCGTGTCCTCCTCCCAATGAGAGGAATTACATCAGGAGAGGTAGGACTTTCGGTAGCCTCTCCATTTCTGCGAATGTTCACGAGGGGGAGGAACCACAGCAAGGGGTGGAAAAGCGAGACGAAGAGGGCAGACGGGCGGAACTGCCGCAAGGAGAAGCAGACCAACGTGGGGAACTGCCGCAAGGGGAAGTAGACCAACGGGCGGAGCTGCCGCAAGACGAAGTGGGCCAACGGGAGGACGGAGCGCAGGGCCAAAGAGGGAGCGACAACCTAGAGAGGAGTCCCCAGGACAGCGGCGACCATTTATTTGCATCCCCCCAGTTCTCAATCATCCCGACTTTTTTCCTAAACGATATATTTGACATCATCTACCTACTGTACGAATTGGATACCTTTAAGAGTCCAGGGAATGAAAATTTCTTAAGTTACCTAAATGTGGATTTATTTCTCTCCTTCTGTATCTTCACGATGCTGAGTGAGAATCACATAAAGAGTATCCACCTGAGGTGCGAAGCAGCTCCGAAGACCTTTACGTACCTGTACAGAAgtgacaaaatgaagaaaattattgaaGAATCTGATTTGACTAGAAAGTATATCATAAAATCGTTAACGTACGTTTTTATTGCttctcaaaaaggggaatacaCGGAGAGGATGCAAACTAGGGTTCGCATCGTGGAGAATTTTAACAGCCTCTTTCTTAACGAGATTTACGTAGATCAGTTTACACAGCTAGTtatcaaaaataacaatttgttcGTTCATTTGATTCACCTCCTACTGAACGATGTGAATTTTTTGGTCGAGGAGGTCGTTTCGTATTTGTCCGAGATTAAGCGTCGGGAAGATAAGAAGAGGGACGACCAGGAGCGCGCCGGCAGCGCGGCTGGCGGGGGGACTAGCGCGGGAGGCGGTTCCAATACGTATGCCAACGCGACGCGCAACAGTAGGGTGTCGAGCGCCTTTGCGAGCAGTATGTTGAACCCTTCAGGCGGGAGCGATTTAGAAGACAGTGCGGCGAACTTGAACGAGTCGTACAACAGTGACAATAGCGATAATGACGAGGGAGGGGGAGGCAATGTCGGAACGGACATAACGAACGAAAGCATGAGGAATTTAGCGGCGAGGACCAAAATGATCATTACCTACTGTTACAAgtcttgcatttttttgaatctGCTTTGTAAGAGCTACCCAAACAGTATCGTCACGTCGAATACGATTCTGTCCCAAATAGTTACCTGCTTGAATTGCTACTTCGACTACCTAGTGGGTCCGAAATGCTTAAACATAAAAGTGAAGAATATGGAACAGTATAATTTTAGGCCCCAGTTATGGCTCACGAGTATCGTGGAATCGTACCTATTTTTACTAAACTCGGATAAGAAAAATGAGGAGCTACTTACTAGAGAAATCGCCAACGAAGGAAGGTACTACAAGCCCGAAATATTCAACAAGgcttattatatatgcaagAGGGAAGGACTACTACGCAAGGAGGACttgcataaatttaaaattttttgtcaacAAATTATTGACATGAAAGACGAAGTGGAACTGTTCGACGATGTAGATGACATACCTGATAAATATTTGGATCCGATTTTGCAAGACATTATGTTAGATCCCGTTTTGCTACCCACATCTGGCATTGTCATCGATCGAAAGAATATTGAGAGGCACCTGATGAGTGAACCCAATGACCCCTTTAACAGAGCACCCCTCAGTAAGGAGCAGCTGGTTCCCATGCCAGAACTCAAGGAGGAAATTCACAAATTTATTAACGAGTTGAAgcaggagaaaaagaggaagaagaaaatgaagctTTTGGAGTTGGATGCCCAAAATGAGTCCTTGGAGAAGGAGGAGTTTTTGGGAAATGAGGACGACGCGCAGGAAGGGAAGGGGCAAAGCGAGCAGCAGGTCGAGGCACTGCACGAGGGGGGTACAAAGGAGAACGAGCAGGAATGA
- a CDS encoding dehydrodolichyl diphosphate synthetase (putative), with protein MIIMIIIMIIIMMIIIASKLERLITSLLRGLINVKHISIIMDGNRRFAKEKGVHSSLGHYMGSKTLIQIIEICVRLNIKVLSVFSLSLLNYNRSPEEIHFLFYLNLLILINEEFFMNFIRDNKIRVKIIGNLSYINDAYRKIIHDIEQKTEQFDNLLLNIFFSYTSRNEMSLCKINPNLYFNTYKNLLEEREVLCTPSSTLTKQEDPNKCDYLESILKNERNDSYKLFEVECMCGGRSFLNQGQIKIVNYHKKLLTCDVPPPNILIRTSGEKRLSDFMLYQISEFTEIYFISDYWPIFNFLQFIYVILHYTIFQTTKLDFSYSNPCPH; from the exons atgataataatgataataataatgataataataatgatgaTAATAATAGCGAGCAA ATTGGAAAGACTGATCACTTCGCTCCTGCGGGGGCTCATCAACGTCAagcatatat CCATAATCATGGACGGCAACAGGCGATTcgcaaaggaaaagggagtCCACTCCTCCCTGGGGCACTACATGGGATCGAAAACGCTCATCCAA ATCATAGAAATATGCGTTAGGTTGAACATAAAAGTGCTGTCCGTCTTTTCGCTTTCCCTGTTGAATTATAACAGAAGCCCAGAAGAAATACACTTCCTCTTTTATCTAAATCTCCTCATTTTGATTAACGAGGAGTTTTTCAT GAATTTCATAAGGGACAACAAAATTAGAGTCAAAATAATTGGGAACCTTTCTTACATCAACGATGCTTacagaaaaattatccaCGACATTGAACAGAAGACGGAGCAGTTTGACAA CCTTCTCTTGAATATCTTCTTTTCCTACACCAGTAGAAACGAAATGAGTCTGTGCAAAATCAATCCCAATTTGTATTTCAACACTTATAAGAACCTGCTGGAGGAGCGGGAAGTACTCTGCACTCCCTCCTCTACATTAACAAAGCAGGAAGACCCAAACAAATGCGATTATTTAGAGAGTATACTCAAGAATGAAAGGAATGACTCCTATAAGTTGTTCGAGGTGGAGTGTATGTGTGGAGGACGCTCTTTCCTAAATCAGGGACAAATcaaaat AGTCAATTACCATAAGAAGCTCCTCACGTGCGACGTGCCCCCTCCGAACATTTTGATACGGACGTCCGGCGAAAAGAGGCTGTCGGACTTTATGTTATACCAA ATTTCGGAATTTACAGAAATTTACTTCATCAGTGATTACTGGCCAATCTTCAACTTTTTGCAGTTCATATATGTCATCCTGCACTACACCATTTTTCAGACAACCAAATTGGATTTTTCCTACTCCAATCCGTGTCCGCACtga
- a CDS encoding hypothetical protein (putative), translated as MDRTLDGMSIAPSVDKMDLMEKATIGGLNKHAKTGDGGISCADSIQKSSKGVDRLDVDTYMHAHTHAHTHVDKCATNREFESDDAAQGKAISGDAKEEQRGVNAGESSKTELAQSDASKEEKAKDKPNELARMKKEAKETHAQPEANNKKKESYKYFIDYSKYRSKNNVTFSTKYKDSCVNLSSDKLTCYGDKGWSSYKDKVIKVNPYIRVGFACRYMRYDYPIGTDKYSYCVNSKNGRIFNNSISYDCMEPIKVGDIIGCYLNLKNKNTYNFDPRSDKKLYEYLQNGILCDPKDPPMLKKNYGSSIFFSLNGQIKKNAFVDIYEGFYHPSVSLYMGASAKINLGPHFAYNHLNDYIPCVFMEPPIIL; from the exons ATGGACAGGACCCTTGACGGTATGAGCATTGCCCCCAGTGTTGATAAAATGGACTTGATGGAGAAGGCAACTATTGGTGGCCTGAACAAGCATGCGAAAACAGGCGATGGAGGCATCAGTTGTGCCGATTCCATCCAGAAGAGCAGCAAGGGGGTCGATAGGTTGGATGTGGACACGTACATGCATGCACATACTCATGCGCATACTCATGTGGACAAGTGCGCCACGAACAGAGAGTTCGAAAGTGATGACGCTGCTCAGGGGAAAGCGATCAGTGGGGATGCTAAAGAGGAACAAAGAGGAGTCAACGCAGGAGAGAGTAGCAAAACAGAACTAGCACAAAGTGACGCAAGtaaggaggaaaaggcgAAAGACAAACCGAATGAACTTGCgaggatgaagaaggaagcaaaagaaaCACATGCACAACCAGAAGCGAataacaagaaaaaggaaagctacaaatattttattgaTTATAGTAAATatagaagcaaaaataatgtgaCGTTCTCGACCAAGTATAAAGACAGCTGTGTGAATTTAAGCAGCGATAAGCTCACCTGTTATGGAGACAAAGGATGGTCCA GTTATAAGGACAAAGTGATAAAGGTAAACCCATATATAAGAGTCGGTTTCGCTTGCAGATATATGAGGTATGATTATCCCATAGGAACAGACAAATATAGCTACTGCGTCaatagcaaaaatggaagaatttTTAACAACTCCATAAGCTACGACTGCATGGAACCAATTAAAGTAGGTGATATCATTGGGTGCTACTTAAAtttaaagaacaaaaatacGTACAACTTCGATCCAAGAtcagataaaaaattgtatgaatatttgcaaaatggtatTCTATGTGATCCCAAAGATCCACCCAtgttaaagaaaaactaCGGTtcgtctatttttttctccctaaATGGgcaaataaagaaaaacgcCTTTGTTGATATTTATGAAGGGTTTTATCATCCGTCTGTGAGTTTGTACATGGGTGCTTCggcaaaaattaatttgggTCCTCATTTTGCGTATAACCATTTGAATGATTACATCCCGTGTGTGTTTATGGAGCCACCGATTATTCTGTGA
- a CDS encoding aminopeptidase (putative) gives VFFGKYGIINYDLKGNKKGTLVITFHGLNGTNLTFLDIQKTLVKYKFQVLNFDLYGHGLSACPKYNHRKKTYGINFFLTQTEELLTHLKLLHKDFYLIGFSMGCVIAISFAKKYINQVKKIILISPVGILEKKPFALKVLKLFPCLINISSFFMLPCFISKKNFKRDSKGDFRKGSHRRASKRGNKGDPKNDRKRDLKSGNKSGNKSGNKSDSRNASKGAFEDAPGKSLKEDPQDDSDNDTSDYLYNRIMWQAFVKKNITHSILGCINNLKMWSAHDIFKEVGLNHIPVLILCGEKDNICSVHVFKNTSKFFINCHMIIFRNASHLVLVEKSKEINSCVVTFFHFPNNADLRTVHHMFPVDTLGNSVLY, from the coding sequence GTCTTTTTTGGCAAGTAcggaataataaattatgatttgaagggaaacaaaaaagggacgcTCGTGATAACATTTCATGGACTGAACGGAACAAATCTAACCTTCCTGGACATACAAAAAACGCTAGTCAAATATAAGTTTCAGGTTCTCAATTTTGATCTGTATGGACATGGATTATCTGCCTGCCCCAAATATAATCACCGAAAAAAAACCTAcggaataaatttttttttaactcagACGGAGGAATTGCTGACCCATTTAAAATTACTACATAAGGATTTTTATCTGATAGGGTTTTCCATGGGCTGCGTAATTGCCATTAGCTTTGCAAAGAAGTACATAAATCaggtgaagaaaattattttgatatCCCCTGTTGgcattttggagaaaaagcCCTTTGCCCTGAAGGTTCTAAAATTGTTCCCTTGCCTGATCaacatttcttccttttttatgttgccCTGTTTTATTTCGAAGAAGAATTTTAAGCGCGATTCGAAGGGGGACTTCAGGAAGGGGTCACACAGGAGGGcgtcaaaaaggggaaacaaaggGGACCCCAAAAATGACCGCAAAAGGGACCTCAAAAGTGGTAACAAAAGTGGTAACAAAAGTGGTAACAAAAGTGACTCCAGAAACGCCTCCAAGGGTGCCTTCGAAGACGCGCCCGGCAAATCGCTCAAGGAGGACCCCCAAGACGACTCCGATAACGACACGTCCGACTACCTCTACAACCGAATCATGTGGCAGGcgtttgtgaaaaaaaatatcacgcACTCAATACTGGGCTGCATTAACAACTTAAAAATGTGGAGCGCCCATGACATATTCAAAGAAGTCGGACTGAATCATATCCCCGTTTTGATTCTCTGTGGCGAGAAAGACAACATCTGTAGCGTCCACGTTTTCAAGAACACGtcgaaatttttcatcaattGCCACATGATAATTTTTAGGAATGCCTCCCACTTAGTTTTGGTCGAGAAGAGCAAAGAAATTAACTCTTGCGTGGTGAccttcttccacttccccAACAACGCTGATTTGAGGACCGTCCATCATATGTTTCCGGTGGACACGCTGGGGAACTCGGTCCTTTACTAG